A genomic region of Catalinimonas niigatensis contains the following coding sequences:
- the rpsJ gene encoding 30S ribosomal protein S10: MNQKIRIKLKSYDHNLVDKSSEKIVRAVKTTGAVVSGPIPLPTRKEIFTVLRSPHVNKKAREQFQLCTYKRLVDIYSSSTKTVDALMKLELPSGVDVEIKV; this comes from the coding sequence ATGAATCAGAAAATTCGCATTAAACTTAAGTCATACGATCATAACTTAGTGGATAAGTCCTCTGAGAAGATAGTACGTGCAGTAAAGACAACAGGCGCTGTAGTAAGCGGACCTATTCCCTTGCCTACGCGCAAAGAAATCTTCACTGTATTGCGTTCACCGCATGTCAACAAAAAAGCTCGTGAGCAATTTCAACTTTGTACCTACAAACGACTGGTAGATATTTATTCTAGTAGTACAAAAACAGTAGATGCATTGATGAAACTTGAACTGCCGAGTGGTGTTGATGTAGAGATCAAAGTATAA
- the fusA gene encoding elongation factor G gives MAKRDLRFLRNIGIMAHIDAGKTTTTERILFYTGMTHKIGEVHEGAATMDWMEQEQERGITITSAATTTFWKYPTEQGQPVDDTKDYRINIIDTPGHVDFTVEVERSLRVLDGAIALFCAVSGVEPQSETVWRQADKYRVPRICFVNKMDRAGADFFNVIKEIKEKLGAKPVPLQIPIGAEETFKGVVDLIVNKAIIWDEDNFGMTYKYMDVPEDLKETADEWRQNLIESVAEYDDTLLEKFFDDPDSISVEEIMAAVRKAVVDMSFSPVLCGSAFKNKGVQAVLDAVCEYLPSPLDMPPVVGHDPDNEEKKITRKPDPDEPFAALAFKIATDPYVGRLAFFRVYSGKLESGSYVHNMRTDKKERISRLLQMHANKQNQIPMVEAGDIAAGVGFKDIKTGDTLTDEKHQVILESMSFPEPVIGYAIEPKTQEDVDKLGMAISKLVEEDPTLKVNTDQETGQTILRGMGELHLDIIIDRLKREFKVEINQGAPQVAYKETISDTVQHREVYKKQSGGKGKFADIAFEIGPRDDDKIGLEFVNAIVGGKIPKEFIPAVQKGFESAMSNGPLAGYPIEAMRVKLYDGGFHDVDSDSLSFEMAARIGYKVAAKKAKPILLEPIMAVEVVCPEEYTGPVTGDLNKRRGLMKGMDSKGGAQVLKADVPLSELFGYITDLRTISSGRAVASLTFSHYDPVPTNIAETVIAKANGVAVKS, from the coding sequence ATGGCAAAGAGAGACTTACGATTTTTACGTAATATAGGCATCATGGCACACATTGATGCTGGAAAAACCACGACTACTGAGCGTATCTTATTTTATACGGGTATGACTCACAAAATTGGTGAAGTTCATGAAGGGGCTGCTACTATGGACTGGATGGAGCAAGAACAGGAGCGTGGTATTACAATTACCTCAGCAGCGACAACTACATTTTGGAAATACCCTACTGAGCAAGGACAGCCAGTTGATGATACTAAAGATTATAGAATAAATATTATTGACACTCCTGGTCACGTTGATTTTACTGTAGAAGTAGAGCGTTCGCTGCGTGTACTTGATGGCGCTATTGCTTTATTCTGTGCTGTTTCAGGAGTGGAGCCTCAATCAGAGACAGTATGGCGTCAGGCTGATAAGTACAGAGTGCCTAGAATATGCTTTGTAAACAAAATGGATAGGGCAGGGGCTGATTTCTTTAACGTAATCAAAGAAATAAAAGAAAAATTGGGTGCTAAGCCTGTTCCTTTGCAAATTCCTATTGGCGCTGAAGAAACTTTTAAAGGTGTTGTTGACCTTATTGTGAATAAAGCTATTATCTGGGATGAAGATAATTTTGGTATGACCTATAAGTATATGGATGTACCTGAAGATCTTAAAGAGACAGCAGATGAATGGCGTCAGAATTTAATAGAGTCTGTTGCTGAGTATGATGATACTTTGTTGGAAAAATTCTTTGATGATCCGGACTCTATTTCAGTTGAGGAAATTATGGCCGCTGTTCGTAAAGCAGTTGTCGATATGTCTTTCTCACCTGTACTTTGTGGTTCTGCATTCAAGAATAAGGGTGTGCAGGCTGTTCTTGATGCAGTCTGCGAATACCTGCCATCTCCATTGGATATGCCTCCGGTGGTTGGTCATGACCCCGATAATGAAGAGAAAAAAATTACACGTAAGCCCGATCCTGATGAGCCGTTTGCTGCATTAGCATTTAAGATTGCTACCGATCCTTACGTAGGAAGATTGGCATTCTTCCGGGTATACTCAGGTAAATTAGAATCTGGTTCTTATGTACATAACATGAGGACAGACAAAAAGGAAAGAATTTCTCGTCTGCTTCAGATGCATGCCAATAAGCAAAACCAAATTCCAATGGTAGAGGCAGGAGATATTGCAGCAGGTGTTGGATTTAAAGACATAAAAACCGGTGACACTTTAACAGATGAAAAGCATCAGGTCATCTTAGAATCTATGTCTTTCCCTGAGCCGGTAATTGGATATGCTATTGAGCCTAAAACACAAGAAGATGTGGATAAACTGGGTATGGCTATCTCTAAGCTGGTAGAAGAAGACCCTACTCTGAAAGTAAATACTGATCAGGAGACTGGTCAGACGATCTTGAGAGGGATGGGAGAACTTCACCTGGATATCATCATTGATCGTTTAAAGAGAGAATTCAAGGTTGAAATTAACCAGGGAGCTCCTCAGGTGGCATACAAAGAGACCATAAGTGATACAGTACAGCACAGGGAAGTCTATAAGAAGCAGTCCGGTGGTAAAGGTAAGTTTGCTGATATTGCTTTTGAGATCGGACCTAGAGATGATGATAAAATTGGGCTTGAATTCGTAAATGCAATTGTAGGTGGTAAAATTCCTAAGGAATTTATTCCTGCGGTGCAAAAAGGATTTGAGTCAGCAATGTCTAATGGTCCTTTGGCAGGTTATCCTATTGAAGCAATGAGAGTAAAGTTATATGACGGAGGTTTCCATGATGTGGATTCTGATTCTCTCTCATTTGAAATGGCAGCAAGAATAGGTTATAAAGTTGCCGCCAAAAAAGCTAAGCCAATATTGCTTGAGCCAATTATGGCAGTAGAAGTAGTCTGTCCTGAAGAATATACTGGTCCGGTGACAGGTGACTTAAACAAAAGAAGAGGGCTTATGAAAGGTATGGATTCAAAAGGAGGAGCACAAGTGTTAAAAGCAGACGTACCATTGTCTGAACTTTTTGGATATATTACTGATTTAAGAACCATCTCTTCTGGTAGAGCAGTAGCAAGTCTTACTTTCTCTCACTATGACCCAGTCCCTACAAACATCGCAGAGACAGTCATAGCAAAAGCAAATGGTGTAGCAGTAAAAAGTTAG
- the rpsG gene encoding 30S ribosomal protein S7: MRKTKPKKRYVLPDPKFNDTQVTRFVNYLMVDGKKSVAYTIFYDAVKIVEERTNDNGLEVWKKALNNIIPSVEVKSRRVGGATFQVPLEVRPSRKTSLGIKWMIRYARLRGEKTMAQRLAGEIVAASKGEGAAVKKKDDTHRMAEANKAFSHFKF; this comes from the coding sequence ATGAGGAAGACGAAACCTAAGAAAAGGTATGTATTACCTGATCCTAAATTTAATGATACGCAGGTAACCCGTTTTGTGAACTATCTGATGGTAGATGGTAAGAAGAGCGTGGCATATACTATTTTCTATGATGCAGTAAAAATTGTAGAAGAGCGAACTAATGACAATGGATTAGAGGTTTGGAAGAAAGCGCTTAATAATATTATTCCTTCTGTAGAGGTAAAAAGTAGACGTGTTGGCGGTGCTACCTTTCAAGTGCCTTTAGAGGTACGTCCTTCAAGGAAGACATCTTTAGGTATAAAGTGGATGATTCGCTACGCAAGGTTACGTGGGGAGAAAACGATGGCACAAAGACTGGCAGGAGAGATTGTTGCTGCGTCTAAAGGTGAAGGTGCTGCTGTGAAGAAGAAGGACGATACACACAGAATGGCAGAAGCAAATAAAGCGTTCTCACACTTTAAGTTTTAA
- the rpsL gene encoding 30S ribosomal protein S12 — protein MPTIQQLVRKGRTKLTSKSKSPALDACPQRRGVCTRVYTTTPKKPNSAMRKVARVRLTNGREVNAYIPGEGHNLQEHSIVLIRGGRVKDLPGVRYHIIRGALDTAGVSGRLQARSKYGAKRPKK, from the coding sequence ATGCCCACTATACAGCAATTAGTAAGGAAAGGAAGGACAAAGCTGACTTCCAAGTCAAAGTCTCCTGCACTGGATGCTTGTCCTCAAAGACGTGGTGTATGTACCAGAGTATACACTACTACTCCTAAAAAGCCTAACTCGGCTATGCGTAAAGTAGCAAGGGTAAGGCTTACCAATGGAAGAGAAGTTAACGCCTATATACCAGGGGAGGGACATAACCTCCAGGAGCACTCTATCGTGTTGATACGCGGTGGTAGAGTGAAAGATTTGCCTGGTGTAAGATACCATATTATAAGAGGAGCTTTAGATACAGCTGGTGTAAGTGGTAGACTACAGGCAAGATCAAAGTATGGAGCAAAAAGACCGAAAAAATAA
- a CDS encoding DUF3467 domain-containing protein: MAEENKEEKSHKRNQISIELSEEMAEGEYANLATIAHSNSEFVIDFIRLMPGTPKAKVKARIIVTPEHAKRLLFALKDNIEKFEEAFGQIKQNTDTPKFPINFGGTIGEA, translated from the coding sequence ATGGCTGAGGAAAATAAAGAAGAAAAAAGCCACAAGCGTAACCAGATTAGTATTGAACTTTCAGAGGAAATGGCTGAAGGTGAGTATGCTAATCTGGCTACTATTGCTCATTCAAACAGCGAGTTTGTCATTGATTTTATCCGCCTGATGCCGGGTACTCCCAAAGCTAAAGTAAAGGCAAGAATTATTGTGACACCTGAGCATGCGAAAAGGCTTCTATTTGCACTCAAAGACAATATTGAAAAATTTGAGGAAGCTTTTGGTCAAATTAAGCAGAATACTGATACCCCTAAATTTCCCATTAATTTTGGGGGTACAATAGGCGAAGCTTAG
- the rpoC gene encoding DNA-directed RNA polymerase subunit beta' produces MAFKKNRKISNDFSTVTISLASPESILESSHGEVTQPETINYRTYKPEMGGLFCERIFGPVKDWECHCGKYKRIRYKGIICDRCGVEVTEKKVRRERMGHIELVVPVAHIWYFRSLPNKIGYLLGLPTKKLDQIIYYERYAVVQPGIKAEDGISYLDFLTEDEYLDIIDKLPADNQKLDDNDPNKFIAKMGAEALEMLLARLELDELSYSLRHQAQTDTSQQRKAEALKRLKVVESFRDAKTRIENRPEWMVIKMVPVIPPELRPLVPLDGGRFATSDLNDLYRRVIIRNNRLKRLIDIKAPEVILRNEKRMLQEAVDSLFDNSRKVNAVRSDGNRALKSLSDMLKGKQGRFRQNLLGKRVDYSGRSVIVVGPELKMHECGLPKDMAAELFKPFIIRKLIERGIVKTVKSAKKIVDRKDPVVWDILENVLKGHPVMLNRAPTLHRLGIQAFQPKLIEGKAIQLHPLVCTAFNADFDGDQMAVHVPLGHEAILEASMLMLSSHNIMNPANGAPITVPSQDMVLGLYYVTKGRRSTEDLAVEGEGMTFYSPEEVILAINEKCVSKHAYIKVRVKVRDEETNELSVQLVETVAGRVIFNQLIPEEVGYVNELLTKKKLQQIIATVFKIAGVSRAAKFLDDIKELGFQSAYKGGLSFGLDDIVVPGQKDKLVEQAKNEVDAVKNNYFMGLITDNERYNQVIDIWTRVNSQITAALMKQMEEDRQGFNSIYMMMHSGARGSREQIRQLGGMRGLMAKPQKNLQGSVGEIIENPILSNFKEGLDVIEYFISTHGARKGLADTALKTADAGYLTRRLVDVAQDVVIRDFDCGTVRGLRVSALKDNEEIVEPLSERILGRVAVNDEYDPISNELLIKSGEEITEKIAQRIDNSGIDEMEIRSPLTCETRHGICSNCYGRNLASGKMVQIGEAVGVIAAQSIGEPGTQLTLRTFHVGGTASNIAVDAMIKSKFDGVVEYEEIKYLKTTDDEGEAKTVVMGRSGEIKILDEKSGKVLSTNNVPYGSFLKVKEGEKVKKGQELCNWDPYNAVILSEYEGTVDFEAIEQGITFKEEFDEHTGHREKVITETKDKAKNPAILINPTKASDLDEPKAYNIPVGAHLAVDKGDKVKAGQVLVKIPRMMSKSRDITGGLPRVTELFEARNPSNPAVVSAINGAVTYGGVKRGNREIFIESKDGVKKRYLVPLSKHILVQDNDFVKAGMALSDGAITPADILSIKGPTAVQEYLVDEIQEVYRLQGVKINDKHIEVIVSQMMQKVEIVDAGDTTFLMRQVVDKFAFREENDLILDKKVILDSGDSIKLKPGMIVSQRQLRDENSSLKRQDKKIVQVRDAEPALAKPTLQGITQSSLGTESFLSAASFQETTKVLSEASIRGKRDELKGLKENIIVGHAIPAGTGIRTYERIIVHSKEEYDQLKSSRESKKEETRSTMEANS; encoded by the coding sequence ATGGCATTCAAGAAAAATAGAAAAATCTCTAATGATTTCTCCACTGTAACAATCAGTTTGGCTTCACCTGAATCCATACTGGAGAGCTCTCACGGTGAAGTAACACAACCGGAAACCATTAACTACAGGACATATAAGCCTGAAATGGGAGGTTTGTTTTGTGAGCGCATTTTTGGTCCTGTAAAAGACTGGGAATGTCACTGTGGGAAATACAAGAGAATACGATATAAAGGTATTATATGTGACAGATGTGGTGTTGAAGTTACTGAAAAGAAAGTGCGCCGTGAAAGAATGGGGCATATTGAGCTGGTAGTACCTGTTGCTCATATTTGGTATTTCAGATCGCTTCCCAACAAAATCGGATATCTTCTTGGGCTTCCGACCAAAAAGCTGGATCAGATTATCTATTACGAAAGATATGCGGTCGTACAGCCCGGTATTAAGGCAGAAGATGGAATCAGTTACTTAGATTTCTTAACAGAAGATGAGTATCTCGACATTATTGACAAACTGCCAGCTGATAACCAAAAGCTGGATGATAACGATCCAAATAAATTTATTGCCAAGATGGGAGCAGAGGCCTTGGAAATGCTCCTGGCTCGTCTTGAACTGGACGAATTATCCTATAGCCTGAGACATCAGGCACAGACCGATACTTCTCAGCAACGTAAAGCTGAAGCACTTAAGCGCCTGAAAGTAGTAGAATCTTTCCGCGATGCCAAAACCCGTATCGAAAACCGCCCTGAGTGGATGGTGATCAAAATGGTGCCGGTGATTCCGCCTGAGTTACGTCCATTGGTACCTTTGGATGGTGGTAGATTTGCTACTTCTGACTTGAATGACCTGTATCGTAGGGTAATTATCAGAAATAACCGTCTGAAGCGTCTAATTGATATTAAAGCGCCTGAAGTAATTCTTAGAAATGAGAAGCGCATGCTGCAGGAAGCGGTAGACTCATTGTTTGATAACTCACGTAAAGTGAATGCTGTACGTTCTGATGGAAACCGAGCATTAAAGTCTTTGAGTGATATGCTTAAAGGTAAGCAGGGACGTTTCCGTCAAAACCTGTTAGGTAAGCGTGTGGATTATTCCGGTCGTTCGGTCATCGTCGTAGGACCTGAATTGAAAATGCATGAGTGTGGTCTGCCCAAAGATATGGCTGCCGAGCTTTTCAAGCCTTTTATTATTCGCAAGCTGATTGAGCGCGGTATTGTTAAAACCGTAAAATCTGCCAAGAAAATTGTGGATCGCAAAGATCCTGTGGTTTGGGATATTCTGGAAAACGTATTGAAAGGACATCCAGTCATGCTGAACCGTGCTCCTACACTTCACCGTCTGGGTATTCAGGCATTTCAGCCTAAGTTGATTGAGGGAAAAGCGATACAACTGCACCCATTGGTATGTACAGCCTTTAACGCTGACTTTGATGGTGACCAGATGGCGGTACATGTTCCTCTTGGACATGAGGCTATCCTGGAAGCTTCTATGCTGATGCTTTCTTCTCATAATATTATGAACCCTGCGAATGGTGCCCCTATTACTGTACCTTCTCAGGACATGGTATTAGGTCTTTATTATGTGACTAAGGGAAGAAGAAGTACTGAAGATTTGGCGGTAGAGGGAGAAGGAATGACCTTTTATTCCCCTGAGGAAGTAATCCTGGCCATCAATGAAAAGTGTGTTTCCAAACATGCCTATATCAAGGTAAGGGTTAAAGTGAGAGATGAGGAAACCAACGAACTGAGTGTACAGCTTGTAGAAACGGTTGCCGGAAGGGTGATATTTAACCAGCTGATTCCTGAGGAAGTAGGCTATGTAAACGAGCTTTTGACAAAAAAGAAATTGCAACAAATTATTGCAACAGTCTTCAAAATTGCTGGAGTATCAAGAGCCGCGAAGTTCTTAGATGATATTAAAGAACTAGGATTCCAATCGGCTTATAAAGGTGGACTATCTTTTGGTCTGGATGATATCGTAGTTCCTGGACAAAAAGATAAGCTGGTAGAGCAAGCGAAGAACGAGGTGGATGCTGTGAAGAATAACTACTTCATGGGTCTGATCACAGATAACGAGCGTTATAATCAGGTGATTGATATCTGGACAAGAGTAAACTCTCAGATTACGGCTGCGCTTATGAAGCAGATGGAGGAAGACCGTCAAGGCTTTAACTCTATTTATATGATGATGCACTCTGGAGCGAGAGGTTCACGAGAGCAGATCAGACAGTTGGGTGGAATGAGAGGTCTGATGGCTAAGCCTCAGAAAAACCTTCAAGGTTCAGTAGGAGAGATTATAGAAAACCCTATCCTCTCCAACTTCAAAGAAGGACTCGACGTAATTGAGTACTTTATCTCTACCCACGGTGCTCGTAAAGGTTTGGCCGATACAGCACTGAAAACTGCAGATGCAGGTTACCTGACCCGTCGTTTGGTAGATGTGGCACAAGACGTGGTAATCCGTGATTTTGACTGTGGTACTGTGAGAGGACTGAGAGTGTCAGCGTTGAAAGACAATGAAGAAATTGTTGAACCACTTTCAGAAAGAATACTTGGCCGGGTTGCAGTAAATGATGAATATGATCCGATAAGCAATGAGTTGCTGATAAAATCAGGTGAGGAAATTACCGAGAAGATTGCGCAGCGTATTGATAACAGTGGTATAGATGAAATGGAGATTCGCTCTCCATTGACTTGCGAAACTCGTCATGGTATTTGTTCAAATTGTTACGGAAGAAATTTAGCTTCCGGTAAAATGGTGCAAATCGGAGAGGCTGTAGGCGTAATTGCAGCACAGTCTATCGGTGAGCCAGGCACACAGCTTACTTTGAGAACATTCCACGTGGGTGGTACAGCTTCAAACATTGCCGTTGATGCGATGATCAAGTCTAAGTTTGATGGTGTCGTAGAGTACGAAGAAATAAAATACCTCAAAACTACTGATGACGAAGGAGAAGCCAAAACTGTGGTCATGGGAAGGTCGGGAGAAATTAAAATTCTTGATGAAAAATCAGGCAAAGTACTCTCTACCAATAATGTGCCTTATGGTTCATTCCTGAAAGTAAAAGAGGGTGAAAAGGTGAAGAAAGGACAGGAACTTTGCAACTGGGATCCGTACAATGCAGTTATACTCTCTGAATATGAGGGTACAGTAGATTTTGAAGCTATTGAACAGGGAATCACTTTCAAAGAAGAGTTTGATGAGCATACAGGTCACAGAGAGAAGGTAATTACTGAGACTAAGGATAAGGCTAAAAACCCCGCTATACTTATTAACCCTACAAAAGCTTCTGATTTGGATGAGCCTAAAGCTTATAACATTCCAGTAGGCGCTCACTTGGCAGTAGATAAGGGTGATAAAGTAAAAGCAGGCCAGGTTTTGGTAAAAATTCCGCGTATGATGAGTAAGTCACGTGATATTACGGGAGGTTTACCAAGAGTGACCGAGTTATTTGAAGCACGAAACCCTTCTAATCCTGCGGTGGTTAGCGCGATCAATGGAGCAGTAACCTATGGTGGAGTGAAAAGAGGTAACCGGGAGATATTTATTGAATCAAAAGATGGTGTAAAGAAAAGGTATTTAGTGCCTCTTTCTAAACATATTCTTGTTCAGGACAACGATTTTGTCAAGGCGGGTATGGCATTATCAGATGGTGCAATTACTCCTGCTGATATTTTGTCTATCAAAGGACCTACTGCAGTTCAGGAATATCTTGTGGATGAGATTCAGGAAGTGTACCGTTTACAAGGCGTGAAGATCAATGATAAGCACATAGAGGTGATTGTAAGCCAGATGATGCAAAAGGTAGAGATCGTGGATGCCGGTGACACAACCTTCTTGATGCGTCAGGTAGTTGATAAATTTGCCTTTAGGGAAGAAAATGACCTGATACTGGACAAGAAAGTTATTTTGGATTCTGGAGATTCTATAAAGTTGAAACCGGGTATGATTGTAAGCCAGCGACAACTTAGAGATGAAAATTCATCATTGAAGAGGCAGGATAAAAAGATAGTCCAGGTAAGAGATGCTGAACCAGCATTGGCTAAACCTACATTACAAGGAATTACCCAATCGTCATTAGGGACAGAAAGTTTCTTGTCAGCGGCATCATTCCAGGAGACAACTAAAGTACTTAGTGAAGCTTCTATCAGAGGAAAGCGTGACGAACTTAAAGGATTGAAAGAAAACATTATTGTTGGACATGCAATCCCGGCAGGTACAGGCATACGCACTTATGAAAGGATTATTGTTCACTCTAAAGAAGAATATGATCAATTGAAGTCGTCTCGGGAAAGTAAGAAAGAAGAAACCAGAAGCACAATGGAAGCAAATAGTTAA